The Pseudophryne corroboree isolate aPseCor3 chromosome 2, aPseCor3.hap2, whole genome shotgun sequence genome has a segment encoding these proteins:
- the LOC135050631 gene encoding homeobox protein Hox-D3a-like: MQKSLYYDNSASFAGCDFQDTSDMSFLGQQTYVSENEYEPSYCLQTESTTSSTSNKGEPTVKGIHFHLSDVSEQAQQPKPPNSASPNPKSTATQGCTSQANAGPGSAEVTGTKKGSKSNNLPKQIFPWMKETRQNTKQKRPAPPPAEDDNSLDNSFISSASKRARTAYTNSQLVELEKEFHFNRYLCRPRRLEMAKLLNLSERQIKIWFQNRRMKYKKDHKGKGGGVSPGGLSPSRSPSLIPYSNPLSLDDEGGYDVSISNEYSKSQGNMYGLAAYSAPLFDNPPGQKRYGNQSMTSEYDHPSMHGDAGYDTPGLQSSQSYIGGNYLENGSGNCSIFNIPHPSSDSMDYSCAAQTPSKHHLGPCDPHPTYTDLNIHPVPQGCSQEPPVLTHL, encoded by the exons ATGCAAAAATCACTTTACTACGATAACTCAGCTTCTTTCGCAGGCTGTGACTTCCAGGACACCAGTGACATGAGCTTCCTTGGACAACAAACTTATGTCAGTGAAAATGAATATGAGCCGTCATACTGCCTTCAGACAGAAAGCACCACTAGCTCCACTAGCAATAAAGGGGAGCCCACTGTTAAGGGCATTCACTTTCATCTGTCTGATGTCTCAGAACAAGCCCAGCAACCCAAGCCACCAAACTCGGCTTCCCCTAACCCAAAATCAACGGCGACCCAGGGCTGCACCTCACAGGCAAATGCTGGACCAGGGTCTGCTGAGGTCACTGGCACCAAGAAAGGCAGCAAAAGTAACAACTTACCCAAGCAGATCTTCCCCTGGATGAAAGAAACACGTCAGAACACCAAGCAGAAGAGGCCAGCCCCCCCTCCGGCAG AAGATGACAACTCATTGGACAATAGTTTCATAAGTTCTGCATCCAAGAGGGCTCGAACAGCTTACACCAACTCCCAGCTGGTGGAATTGGAGAAAGAATTCCATTTTAATCGTTATCTTTGTCGCCCAAGGAGACTGGAGATGGCCAAGCTCCTTAATTTATCTGAGAGGCAAATCAAGATCTGGTTCCAGAATAGGAGAATGAAGTACAAGAAGGACCATAAGGGGAAAGGTGGAGGTGTGTCTCCTGGGGGGCTGTCTCCTAGCAGAAGTCCTTCTCTGATACCTTACTCCAACCCTCTATCCTTAGATGATGAAGGTGGCTATGATGTGTCTATATCTAATGAGTACAGCAAGAGCCAGGGGAACATGTATGGTTTAGCAGCTTACTCGGCACCCCTGTTTGACAACCCACCAGGTCAAAAACGATATGGGAATCAGTCCATGACCTCTGAGTACGATCACCCTTCTATGCATGGAGATGCAGGCTATGACACCCCTGGTTTGCAAAGCAGCCAGAGCTATATTGGAGGAAATTACCTAGAGAATGGGTCTGGCAACTGCTCCATTTTCAATATCCCCCATCCTTCCTCAGATAGCATGGACTACAGCTGTGCAGCACAGACACCAAGCAAACACCATCTTGGACCGTGTGACCCGCATCCCACCTACACAGACTTAAACATACATCCTGTGCCTCAGGGGTGTTCACAGGAGCCTCCAGTGCTGACACATCTGTAG